In Brassica rapa cultivar Chiifu-401-42 chromosome A06, CAAS_Brap_v3.01, whole genome shotgun sequence, a single window of DNA contains:
- the LOC103872341 gene encoding boron transporter 4 isoform X2: MEKEISSKRPFRGIIADFKGRALCYKQDWITGLRSGFGILAPTTYIFFASALPVIAFGEQLSRDTDGALSTVETLASTALCGVIHSILGGQPLLILGVAEPTVLMYVYLYNFAKGRPELGKELYLAWVAWVCVWTAMLLFLMATLNAADIINRFTRVAGELFGMLISVLFIQQAIKGMVGEFSMPKEGDSKLEKYKFEWLYTNGLLGLIFTFGLLYTALKSRKARSWRYGTGWYRSFIADYGVPLMVVVWTALSFTTPSKLPSGVPRRLFSPLPWDSASLEHWTVIKDMGKVSPEYIFAAFIPALMIAGLYFFDHSVASQLAQQKEFNLKNPSAYHYDILLLGFMTLICGLLGLPPSNGVLPQSPMHTKSLAVLKRQLIRRKMVKTAKESIRKRATSSEVYENMQEVFIEMDKSPITNRTVILELQDLKEAVMKSNEDEGERDEESGFDPEKHLDAYLPVRVNEQRVSNLLQSLLVAGAVLAMPAIKLMPTSVLWGYFAYMAIDSLPGNQFFERMMLLFVLPSRRFKVLEGAHASFVEKVPYKSMAAFTILQIVYFGICYGVTWIPVAGIMFPVPFFLLIAIRQYILPKLFNPSHLRELDAAEYEEIPGTPRDPLELSFRATDTTKGVPENDAEILDELTTRRGELKVRTLSLNEDKGNQIYPKEKVQAEDETRVLRDSQ, encoded by the exons ATGGAGAAAGAGATAAGCTCAAAGAGGCCTTTTAGAGGGATCATAGCAGATTTCAAAGGAAGAGCCTTGTGTTACAAGCAAGACTGGATCACTGGTCTCCGCTCTGGTTTCGG GATTTTAGCACCAACAACATACATATTTTTTGCATCTGCGCTTCCGGTTATAGCCTTTGGAGAGCAACTTAGCCGCGACACAG ATGGAGCGTTGAGCACAGTAGAAACGTTGGCATCAACAGCGTTATGTGGAGTGATACACTCAATATTAGGAGGACAACCACTGTTGATACTTGGGGTTGCAGAACCAACTGTCTTAATGTACGTTTACTTGTACAACTTCGCTAAAGGAAGACCAGAGTTAGGCAAAGAACTCTACTTAGCTTGGGTGGCTTG GGTTTGTGTATGGACGGCTATGTTACTGTTCTTAATGGCCACCCTCAACGCGGCTGACATCATTAACCGGTTTACGAGGGTTGCTGGTGAGCTGTTTGGTATGTTGATCTCCGTTCTGTTCATCCAACAAGCCATTAAG GGTATGGTGGGGGAGTTCAGCATGCCAAAAGAAGGGGACTCAAAACTCGAAAAGTATAAGTTTGAATGGCTATACACAAACGGACTTCTTGGACTAATTTTCACATTTGGCCTTCTCTACACTGCTTTGAAGAGCAGAAAAGCTAGGTCTTGGCGATATGGAACAGGATGGTACAGAAGCTTCATAGCGGACTATGGAGTTCCTTTGATGGTTGTGGTCTGGACAGCATTGTCTTTCACTACGCCATCGAAACTCCCCTCTGGTGTACCTAGAAGACTCTTTAGTCCTCTTCCTTGGGACTCTGCTTCTTTAGAACACTGGACTGTCATCAAG GACATGGGGAAAGTCTCTCCAGAATACATTTTCGCGGCGTTTATACCAGCACTGATGATTGCAGGACTCTACTTCTTTGATCATAGTGTTGCCTCGCAGCTCGCGCAGCAGAAGGAGTTCAACCTCAAGAACCCTTCTGCGTATCACTATGACATTCTCTTGTTAGGCTTCATG ACGTTGATCTGTGGATTGCTTGGTCTGCCTCCTTCAAATGGAGTCCTCCCCCAATCTCCTATGCATACAAAAAGCCTCGCTGTTCTCAAACGACAG TTGATTCGGAGGAAGATGGTGAAGACAGCCAAAGAAAGCATCAGGAAGAGAGCAACATCTTCCGAAGTATACGAGAATATGCAAGAAGTCTTCATAGAAATGGACAAAAGCCCAATT ACAAACAGAACAGTGATACTTGAGCTGCAAGATCTAAAAGAAGCGGTGATGAAGAGCAACGAGGACGAAGGAGAGAGAGACGAGGAGAGTGGTTTCGACCCAGAGAAGCACTTGGACGCTTACTTGCCTGTACGAGTCAACGAGCAGAGAGTGAGCAACCTTTTACAGTCACTACTAGTAGCAGGTGCAGTGTTGGCTATGCCGGCCATCAAGCTCATGCCGACTTCAGTTCTATGGGGATACTTCGCTTACATGGCCATCGACAGCCTCCCTGGAAACCAATTCTTTGAGCGTATGATGCTTCTCTTCGTCCTACCAAGCCGGAGATTCAA GGTCTTGGAGGGAGCACACGCGTCGTTCGTGGAGAAGGTTCCATACAAGTCAATGGCTGCGTTCACAATCTTGCAGATAGTCTACTTTGGGATTTGTTACGGAGTGACGTGGATTCCTGTGGCGGGAATAATGTTTCCGGTTCCTTTCTTCCTCTTGATAGCCATCAGACAGTACATTCTCCCTAAGCTGTTTAACCCGTCTCATCTCCGAGAACTCGACGCGGCCGAGTACGAGGAGATCCCCGGCACTCCTAGGGACCCGCTTGAATTGTCTTTccgg GCAACTGATACAACGAAAGGCGTCCCAGAGAATGATGCTGAGATTTTAGACGAGTTGACGACGAGAAGAGGAGAGCTTAAAGTCCGTACGCTTAGTCTTAATGAAGACAAAGGCAACCAG ATTTATCCCAAGGAAAAAGTGCAAGCAGAGGATGAAACACGAGTACTACGAGACAGTCAGTGA
- the LOC103872341 gene encoding boron transporter 4 isoform X1, whose translation MEKEISSKRPFRGIIADFKGRALCYKQDWITGLRSGFGILAPTTYIFFASALPVIAFGEQLSRDTDGALSTVETLASTALCGVIHSILGGQPLLILGVAEPTVLMYVYLYNFAKGRPELGKELYLAWVAWVCVWTAMLLFLMATLNAADIINRFTRVAGELFGMLISVLFIQQAIKGMVGEFSMPKEGDSKLEKYKFEWLYTNGLLGLIFTFGLLYTALKSRKARSWRYGTGWYRSFIADYGVPLMVVVWTALSFTTPSKLPSGVPRRLFSPLPWDSASLEHWTVIKDMGKVSPEYIFAAFIPALMIAGLYFFDHSVASQLAQQKEFNLKNPSAYHYDILLLGFMTLICGLLGLPPSNGVLPQSPMHTKSLAVLKRQLIRRKMVKTAKESIRKRATSSEVYENMQEVFIEMDKSPIAQTNRTVILELQDLKEAVMKSNEDEGERDEESGFDPEKHLDAYLPVRVNEQRVSNLLQSLLVAGAVLAMPAIKLMPTSVLWGYFAYMAIDSLPGNQFFERMMLLFVLPSRRFKVLEGAHASFVEKVPYKSMAAFTILQIVYFGICYGVTWIPVAGIMFPVPFFLLIAIRQYILPKLFNPSHLRELDAAEYEEIPGTPRDPLELSFRATDTTKGVPENDAEILDELTTRRGELKVRTLSLNEDKGNQIYPKEKVQAEDETRVLRDSQ comes from the exons ATGGAGAAAGAGATAAGCTCAAAGAGGCCTTTTAGAGGGATCATAGCAGATTTCAAAGGAAGAGCCTTGTGTTACAAGCAAGACTGGATCACTGGTCTCCGCTCTGGTTTCGG GATTTTAGCACCAACAACATACATATTTTTTGCATCTGCGCTTCCGGTTATAGCCTTTGGAGAGCAACTTAGCCGCGACACAG ATGGAGCGTTGAGCACAGTAGAAACGTTGGCATCAACAGCGTTATGTGGAGTGATACACTCAATATTAGGAGGACAACCACTGTTGATACTTGGGGTTGCAGAACCAACTGTCTTAATGTACGTTTACTTGTACAACTTCGCTAAAGGAAGACCAGAGTTAGGCAAAGAACTCTACTTAGCTTGGGTGGCTTG GGTTTGTGTATGGACGGCTATGTTACTGTTCTTAATGGCCACCCTCAACGCGGCTGACATCATTAACCGGTTTACGAGGGTTGCTGGTGAGCTGTTTGGTATGTTGATCTCCGTTCTGTTCATCCAACAAGCCATTAAG GGTATGGTGGGGGAGTTCAGCATGCCAAAAGAAGGGGACTCAAAACTCGAAAAGTATAAGTTTGAATGGCTATACACAAACGGACTTCTTGGACTAATTTTCACATTTGGCCTTCTCTACACTGCTTTGAAGAGCAGAAAAGCTAGGTCTTGGCGATATGGAACAGGATGGTACAGAAGCTTCATAGCGGACTATGGAGTTCCTTTGATGGTTGTGGTCTGGACAGCATTGTCTTTCACTACGCCATCGAAACTCCCCTCTGGTGTACCTAGAAGACTCTTTAGTCCTCTTCCTTGGGACTCTGCTTCTTTAGAACACTGGACTGTCATCAAG GACATGGGGAAAGTCTCTCCAGAATACATTTTCGCGGCGTTTATACCAGCACTGATGATTGCAGGACTCTACTTCTTTGATCATAGTGTTGCCTCGCAGCTCGCGCAGCAGAAGGAGTTCAACCTCAAGAACCCTTCTGCGTATCACTATGACATTCTCTTGTTAGGCTTCATG ACGTTGATCTGTGGATTGCTTGGTCTGCCTCCTTCAAATGGAGTCCTCCCCCAATCTCCTATGCATACAAAAAGCCTCGCTGTTCTCAAACGACAG TTGATTCGGAGGAAGATGGTGAAGACAGCCAAAGAAAGCATCAGGAAGAGAGCAACATCTTCCGAAGTATACGAGAATATGCAAGAAGTCTTCATAGAAATGGACAAAAGCCCAATT GCGCAGACAAACAGAACAGTGATACTTGAGCTGCAAGATCTAAAAGAAGCGGTGATGAAGAGCAACGAGGACGAAGGAGAGAGAGACGAGGAGAGTGGTTTCGACCCAGAGAAGCACTTGGACGCTTACTTGCCTGTACGAGTCAACGAGCAGAGAGTGAGCAACCTTTTACAGTCACTACTAGTAGCAGGTGCAGTGTTGGCTATGCCGGCCATCAAGCTCATGCCGACTTCAGTTCTATGGGGATACTTCGCTTACATGGCCATCGACAGCCTCCCTGGAAACCAATTCTTTGAGCGTATGATGCTTCTCTTCGTCCTACCAAGCCGGAGATTCAA GGTCTTGGAGGGAGCACACGCGTCGTTCGTGGAGAAGGTTCCATACAAGTCAATGGCTGCGTTCACAATCTTGCAGATAGTCTACTTTGGGATTTGTTACGGAGTGACGTGGATTCCTGTGGCGGGAATAATGTTTCCGGTTCCTTTCTTCCTCTTGATAGCCATCAGACAGTACATTCTCCCTAAGCTGTTTAACCCGTCTCATCTCCGAGAACTCGACGCGGCCGAGTACGAGGAGATCCCCGGCACTCCTAGGGACCCGCTTGAATTGTCTTTccgg GCAACTGATACAACGAAAGGCGTCCCAGAGAATGATGCTGAGATTTTAGACGAGTTGACGACGAGAAGAGGAGAGCTTAAAGTCCGTACGCTTAGTCTTAATGAAGACAAAGGCAACCAG ATTTATCCCAAGGAAAAAGTGCAAGCAGAGGATGAAACACGAGTACTACGAGACAGTCAGTGA